GACTGGGTGAGAATCGTCCACGAGAAGATATCGAGGTTCGCCCAGTTGACCTCCTCGTGGCGTTCCGTGAAGATGGTCGCGATGAAGTTGATCGCCCCCATCGTCGCCCCGATACCGGAGAGGTGCAGCCCAAGCAGCATCAGGTCGACGCCGGGGTTGGCCTGCTCGACCGACAGCGGCGTGTACATCGTCCATGCCGTGCGGGCCGGCTCGATCATGTTCTCGGTCACCGGCGCGAGGAAGAACCCGGCCCAGATAAGCAGCGCGGCGGGCGGGAGTATCCAGAACGCGATGGCGTTGATACGCGGGAACGCCATGTCATCAGCCCCGATAAGCAGGGGGATGAAGTAGTTCGCGAACGCCGCGATGATGGGCGTCCCGAACAGGAACAACATCGTGATGCCGTGGCTCGTCAGGATGGAGTTGTAGGCGTTGTTTCCAAGGATGGCCCCGGCGGGCGTGACGAGCTGGAGGCGGATGAGCATCGCCATGATACCGCCCACGGCGAATGCGATGACGGCGTACACCCCGTACAACAGACCGATGTCCTTGTGATCGACCGTTGTTAGCCAGCGAATGATACCTGCGGGTTTCTCACGGTTGATGACCGCTGTCTCGTCACCCGTGACGGCCCCGCCACCCGCGAGCGGCGTATAGGAACGCCAGTTCTCGACACGGGTAAGAAGCGCGGCGACGCCGACGAGGAGGACGGCCATCAGCCCCGTCAGCACAATATCTCCTGCTACCATAGTCGTCCTTCAGGACTGGGACATTATCAAAGGGTCGATTCCTGCAGCAACGACGATGCTCATCCGGCATTGAAACCGCAGAAAGAAGGGACGCCTCACACTGTTTCCCGGCGGCGGGTGCGGTCGGTTTCAGAAACGGTCTGTCTGGAACTGCCCGCTCAATCCTCGTGGCCCAGTTCGCCGTTCTCTTTCTCAGCGTTCTCGACGGCCTTCCCCGCATAGTAGGTCAGGACCGCGAGCAACAGGAACATCGAGATAATCAGTGCGAACTGCATCCCGGTGAAAACGGGATCCGTTCCGAACGCCGGGAACGCGGCGAACGCGACGATGAAGAAGAAGAGAATCCCGAGCGGGATGACGTTCACGGTGAGGTCGAGCAGGGTGTCTTTTTCGAACCCGAACAGTGCCATGCCTCCCCGTTAGAACAGGCCAGTAAATAGAGTGTTGGTTTCGGTCAAACGTCCGGGTCCCCGTCTCAGGCCGCGGTCTGTTCCATTATCGAGGCGACGCCGCCCATCGCGATCATCACAGCACCCGCTGCGGCGACGGCCACCAGCCGAGTGAGGAGTGGCCCGGTCCCGACATTCGACAGCGCGATGTCGGCGACTGGGACCTGCCAGAGCGCAAACGCAGCGGCGATGACGATAAGAACTACCCCTACGCCCAGCAGGGTCGGCCACGGCCGTTCCACGTACCCGGACTCCGTGAGGATACCGGCGATACTCCCGCCAAACAGTATCAACCCGAAGACAGCCACTGGAAAGAGCCCGACGAACACGCCGATCTCTGACAGTGCTAATCCGAGTGCGACAAACAGCGGCCACGGACTCGCAGTCGGATACTGGTCGCTTAGTCCCGGCTCCTCTGCCATACCACTACTTACATTCGAATCGTCATATGTCCATCGGACCGCGCCCGTGGGCACAAACTATTTGTCCACCATCCGGCTTGGTGAGAGTAATGAGTACACACACGGTCGAACGGATCGACGGCTGGGAGTCGGTTCCGTTCGACGGCGGGTTCGCGGGCCTGCGGGACCTCGCTGGACAGGAGTTCTCCGGTGCGGTCATCACGGGTCCGACGCGCCTGTTCATGTTGAACGGGACCGTCGTCGGTGTCCTCGACGGCACCATCGAGGATTTCGAGGACGCGTCGGGAACAGCCAAGCGGTCTCCCCACGAGGCGTTGCCACTGCTTGCAGTGATGCAGGAGCGCGCCGACGAGGTGAAAGCACAGTACTACACTGAAGACACAGCGCTTGCGCAAGTCGACCAGACGCTGTCGAGCGGCAACTTTACCGGCTTTATCGAACTCTCAGAGAACGTCCTCTCGGGCGACTACTACACCGTCTATCATCAGGGCCGCTCGATGAGCGTCGCGTGGGTCGGCAACTCCGACAACCTCCTCACCGATGACGAGGCGTTCGAAACGGCCAACGACGAGGTCGGCATCTACGAGGTCATGCCGGTCGACATCGAGCCGGTCGAGATTCCAGAATCGCCGGAAGACGACGCGGACGAGCAGTCGGCAGACCCATCGGCTACCGGTGTCGATCCGCTCGAGGCAGGTGACGAGACGGTTGTCGCCGATGACCCGGCCAACGCTGGGACGGTAGATAACACGCCGCCCGAGGTGTCAGAGCCGGACGAACCGATACGGGACGACGCCAGCAACGAACCGGCGGAGACGCGACCGGAGACACTCGAGAACAGCGGAGCCGACGAAACCGACGATACCGGGAAGACTCAGGCCGCGGCAGAGTCGACAGCGGACCGTGGTCCCGCAAGCAGCGGCCCACCGGGATCGAAAGTCACTGGTGCGACTCCGGGCCGGTCCCGCCGTGGTTCCGAGTCGGATGCACAACCGAACGGGGACGAGAAGCCGGATGCGGACAGCCGACCCGAGACCGAAACGACCGGTCGGGCGACGACAGGCACCGACACCGCGACACAGACAGAACCCGAGGATAATGCCACCGAGCGAGGGACCGAGGTGCGTGAGGCTGCCGCGGAGGCCGAACCGAAGCGGCCGTCGACCGAGTCGTCACAGACGCAAGAAGCCCAGCAGGCGAGCGACCGCAGTTCGCCGACACAGAGCGACCAGACGGCCCCGACAGGCCATCGCGCCGACCCTCCCGAATCGAAACCGAGACAGAGCGCGGAGGCACAGCCGTCACAGGCACAGCCCGGGACTGGAGCGGCAACTCCGACACCGGACGCCGGTTCTGGCGGATCAAGCGCGGACCTCGAAACGCGTTCGGTCCCGTCGCTGGACCCGAACAAGTCCGGCGGTGCACAGGAAAGCACGACGACCAGCGTGTCACCCGCCCAGACGCCGCCGACAGGCGGACAGCAGGTATCGACGCCACGACGCGACCAGCCAGCACAGGACGACTCGACACCGTCGACCGAATCCAGTGTGCAAGGACCAACACCGGCTCAGGAGACCCATAGCACAACTACACAGGACACACAGTCGGCCGAGACACCCCAGCCCCAGCCTTCGACAGGGGACCAGCGACAGTCGCCTGCCGACGAAGAGCCGTCACCGCGCGAGCGGGAGCGCGTTGCAGAACTCGAATCCGAACTCGAACAGCGAGCCGAGACGGTGTCGGACCTCGAATCTGAGCTTACAGATCTTGAAGCCACGAATCAGGAGCTTCGGGACGAGCGCGACCGGTTGGAGTCAGAGCTAGCCGATGCGCGGGCCGAAATCGACCGGCTGGAAGAACAACTCGACGAGCAAAACAACACCGCCGTAGAGGGCACACGGCTCAGTGCCGGCGAGGCGATAAACGGGACGAACCTCTTCGTCAGGTACAACTCGAAGGGCAAGGCAACACTGGAGGAGGCCAGAGACGGCGATGCGAGCCGCGAGGATGTCGAGGCGAACCTCAGACTGGAGTACCACACGCAGTTCGAAGCCGAGGGTGCAACGGTCAACGGAACGCCATTCGAGGAGTTCCTCGAAGACAGCATCCAGTACCGCTTTGTCAACTGGCTCATCCGGAACCTCCTCTACGAGATCCGGGACACCGGACACGCGGGAGCGATGAAGGACCTCTACGAGGGACTGCCAGCTATCGACCGCGCCGAACTGAACGGCAACGTCACGGTGACCTACACGGAGGACGGACAGGAGAACCGCTCACAGGAGCAGTTCGACGTCGTCGTCCGCGACCGGATGGGGAATCCGCTGGTCGTCGCAAACATCAACGACTCGCGCGAACCGGCCTCCGAGGGCCAGATGTCGGACCTCATCCGGAACGCCGAGCGGGTCGGCAACGCCTCTGGGTCGCTTGCATCGGCGTTTCTCGTCACGAGCAGTTTCTTTGAGCCGGGCGCGCTCGAAACCGCCGAAGACGCCACTTCCAGCGGGCTGTTCAGCCGTGATAAGCGGAAGAGCTTCGTGAACCTCTCGCGTAAGGAGGGGTTTCACCTCTGTCTGTTAGAAGCGAGAAACCAGGAGTTCCACCTGGCGGTCCCGGAACTCTGAGAGAGAAGCTTAGCCTTCGATTTCGGCCGCGTCTTCGATCTTCATACCTTCGAGCTTGTCGATGATTTCGTCGACCTTCTCGTCGAGGTCGTCGACGAACTCACCGGTCTGTTCGGTCGTGATCGCACCCTGGCTGGAGGGCTCGATGAGGTTCTCCTCTTCGAGGACGCGCAGGGAGTAGCGTACCTTGTGGTGTGGGTAGCCGGTTTCGTTGGACATCTTCACGATACCGATAGGCTCGTTCTCGATAACCATGCGAAGCACCTGCAAGTGGCGCTCCAGCATGTCAACTTCCTTTTCAAGCCTGTCTATCATGGCAATTGTTAACTTGTGTTTGCGGTATTTAAAGGTTCTCCCTCGGCGAATCGCTACAACGTTGATACGTTCGAACAGGGGTGTCTTAAAACCGTCGTAACGGTTCACATGGGTACTGCTCACGAGCGTGAGTTCCGGACCGTAATCTGTTTATCACGGTGGCTGGAAGGTGCGTGCGATGACCGTAACCATCGTCGGCTCACAGCTCGGCGACGAAGGGAAGGGCGGCATCGTCGACCTGTACGGCGACGACGTGGATGTCGTCGCGCGCTATCAGGGCGGCGACAACGCCGGCCACACCGTCGTCCACGAGGGCGAGGAGTACAAGCTCTCGCTGGTTCCGAGCGGAGCCATCCGCGGCAAGGTCGGCGTACTCGGCAACGGGTGCGTCGTCAATCCGCGAACGCTGTTCGACGAGATCGACACGCTTCAGGAACGCGGCCTCGAACCGGACGTCCGCATCGCCGAACGAGCACACGTCATTCTCCCGTTCCACCGCGTGCTCGACGGTATCGAGGAGGAACTAAAGAGCGAAACGGATGACGAAGTCGGGACGACAGGCCGGGGTATCGGCCCGACCTACGAGGACAAGGCCGGTCGCCGCGGCGTCCGCGTCGGCGACCTGCTTGACCCGGACGTGCTCCGGGAGCGCCTCGAATACGTCGTTCCGCAGAAGCGAGCCGTCGTCGAAGACGTGTACGACCTCGACGTCGATGACCTCGACGACCCGGACGCCTTCGATGTGGACGCCCTCTTCGAGGAGTTCCGCGAGTTCGGCCGCCGCTTCGAGGCCGAGGACATGACCGTCAACGCTGGAGCCTTCCTCAGCGCGACCATTGACGAAGGCCAGAACGTCATGCTGGAGGGCGCACAGGGGACCATCATCGACATCGACCACGGGAACTACCCCTACGTCACGTCATCGAACCCGACGGCCGGCGGCGCGGCGACCGGGACCGGACTCAGCCCCGGCGTCGTCGGCGACGGCGAAGTTATCGGTATCGTGAAGGCGTACCTCACCCGCGTCGGGAGCGGCCCGCTGCCGACCGAACTCGGCGGCGTCGTTGGCGACACGCCCGGCTACGACGAGCAGGGCGAAGGCGAGAACGAGGAGCTGGCGAACTACATCCGCGAGGAAGGCGGCGAGTACGGTACTGTCACCGGTCGACCGCGACGTGTCGGCTGGCTCGACCTGCCGATGTTGCGCCATTCGACGCGCGTGTCCGGCTTTACCGGAATCGCCATCAATCACCTCGACGTGCTCGCCGGCCTCGACGAAGTGAAGGTCGGCCACACGTACACGCTCGACGGCGAGGAGCTGGCGTCGATGCCCGCGACCACCGAGCAGTGGAAGCGGTGTGAAGCCAACTTCAGGTCATTCGACGGCTGGCCCGAGGTCGACTGGGCGGACGCCGCCGACGAGGGGTACGACGCACTGCCGGAGAACGCGAAAGCCTACGTCGAATACATCGAGTCCGAACTCGACACGCCGGCCTACGCCATCGGCGTCGGCCCCGGCCGCGGCGAAACTATCGTCCGCGAGCATCCGTTCTAACGGGCTTTCCCGCCTAATTCGACGTTTGAGTGCTCACCTACCGTTGCCCAGCGACGGGGCGACACCCACTGGGAGAGCGGCAGACTTTTGCGACCGCCGGTCTTGACTGAATGTATGAAAGAGGACCTGATGGAAATTATTTGCTGCCCTCTGGACAAGCACGACCTCGACCTCGAAGTGACGGAGCGCGACGACGGCGAGATCATGTCGGGCGAACTCGTCTGTACCGAGTGTAGCGAGACGTTCCCCATCGAGGACGGGATTCCGAACCTCCTCCCGCCGGACATGCGCGACGAGGCACCGGCCTGAACCTTTTTTTCCTCGCACCGCGGAGTCACGTCCGTGCCTGACTCCCTGCCCGTGCACCTCAATCGGACGGACATCCACAGTCTGGAAGTGCCAAACGAGTTCGACGCGACAGGGAGTTTCGACGTACAGTTAGTCAACCACGGCGAGGCACTGCACGCCCATCTTCACCTCGACGACTCGCTCTCTTCTGTCGCATCTCTCGACGCCACGAATCACCACGTGCGGGCCGAGACCGACCGACTGGTCAGGGTGACCGTCGACGGTGATGGACCGGTCCGTGGCAAGCTGAAAGTCGTGACAGGCTACGGTGCCGAGACCCGGTACATCGACATCTTCATTCCGGAGGGCGGGACCGAGAACGAACCGGTCATCGTCGACGACGAGCTGTCGAAACCACAGCCGAAACCAGCTACGGAGTCAGAACCCAGCCTCGAAGACCTGTCCGCGGGGCCGCTACTGGCGGCTGGCGGCTTCACGGTCCTGATTGCGGGACTCATCACGATGGTACTCACCGGGAACGTGCTGTTGACCGTCGGCGCAGCCCTCGCGGTCACAATCGCGCTGGGACTCCTGTCCGTCGCAGTCCGCTCGTCCTGAAACCCGGTTACTGTTCCGTCTCGACGCCGCCGAGGTTCCCATCCTCATCGAACAGCTTCGCCCGCAGGAACCGCGTCCGGTACCGGTTGGCTCCCTCGTAGATGTCGGCCTCACGGATGTCCTCGGCCTCGCCGTCGGCCACGGCGTCGATGATATCCTCGATCTGTTCTTTCTCGCTGGGGGTGAGTTCGAACTCGTAGGTCTGGGTACCCTCGCCTTCGAGTTTCGTCCACTGGCGTGCGCCAGCGATGACCAGCGAACAGGGTTCACGACAGGGGAACGTCCCCGATCCGCCGTCCACGTCGAGGTCTGTCTCGTCGTCGTACTGCCACTCTCGACGCTTGAGACACTGGGAATCGTCACAGCAGGCCTCGGCGACCCAGTTGACGTGTTCGTAGCCGTCGCCGCGGTCCCAAGTCTTGACGACCCCGTAGATTCCCGTCTGACGGTCGACAGTGTCTCGCCAGTGGGTCACGTCGAGTTCGCCTTCCCGCTCGCGGTGCCAGTTCGCAATCGTGGCCGGATAGAACGTGTCGACCGTCGTGACAAGCTCGGCCGCCGATAGCTCGGGGAACGCCCAGCCGGTCTGGAGTGACGGTGCGGTCTTGAGCGGGCGGTAACCGCCGTCGTCGTCGTGTTTCGCGATTTCGCGAGCCTCCAGCGGGTCCTCGTATGTGTCGAGGTCTGCAACAGGCGTTCCGTCGTCGTCGGCGTGGCGAAGCTCGTACACCCGGCTTCCTTCGTCGGTCAGTGTCACGGAGACCAACAGCTCTCCCCATGTTGTGGTGATTCCGTCCTGAAGGCGGTCGTACCGGTCGGGGACTGACGCCTGCTCTGCCGCTTCGAGCCACCGGAGGAAGGCCCACCGTGACTCGGTCTGTGGGGCGGTCGCGTGCCAGAAGTACCAGTTCGAGATGTACTCGGGGTACGACGATGACAGGGCGTCGAGGTCCGCGATAGTCGTCGGCTCGGAGTCCTCGGCTGTCTCGACGGCGTATCGCTCACCCTCGACCGCTGCCTCGATGCCGTCGAACGCGATGCCGTCCGACGCTGCCTCGGCGAACGCCTCGATACGGGTGTCGTCCATACCCTCGCCGTAGGTGTTGGACCGGGAAAAGTCGCCTGTTCCGGCAATCAGAGCGGCGATAGTTCCATGACCGCTAGTATTATATTTTAGGGAAGTGGGGCGTAATTCATGGAATATTCGTGGAGACAGTCCACGCCCGGGGGTGGACGGCGTGGACTGGCCGACTGATCGGGGGTTGCAGGTCCGGATGGGCGTAGCTGTTGTCTTGGTAGGGCTTCTCCCGGTTGGCTTCGTCTATGCGGGCCTCGCTGCGATGAATACGGCCGGGATATGGCTGGCGAAACTGGCAACCGACTGGGTACTCGCCGGCCGGTTCTACCTTGAGCCGTGGCTGGTCGTCGGTGTCGTGCTCGTGGGCTTTGCCACACAATTCACTGTTGGGGACACCATCGCCCTGCAGGCGCTTGACGCCCGTCCTGTCAGTGCGGATGACAGACCTGCTCTTGTCGACAGTGTGGCGAGACTGTCGCAGTCGGTCGATCTTCCGACACCGTCAATCGCCGTCGCAGACAGCGATGCGCCGAACGCCTTCACCGTCGGCGGGAGAACCGAGAACGCGACGCTGGTAGTGACAACTGGCCTGCTTGACGTACTTGACGCCACGGAGCGAGATGCGGTCATCGCTCACGAGCTCGCACACATCAAGAATCGCGATGCGACTGTGATGTCGCTTTCCTATCTTCTCCCCTCGTTTACTTACAGTCTTGCCGGAGGGACTCTGGGACTGCTTCAGGCTATCCCCGGTGCATTTACCGGCTTCCATCACACGGACAGCGACAGCGCCCGGAGCCTCCTTCTCGGTGTGGTCATCCTGACTGTCAGTGCGCTGCTCACACTCGCTATCTCCGCCGTCTTCTGGCTCGCCAGTGTCACGCTGTTTCGCGTGCTCTCCCGATACCGCGAGTACGCAGCCGACCGCGGTGCCGTCGCTATTACCGGTGACCCGGCGGCACTCGCAAGCGCTCTGGAGACTATCGACACCGAACTGACGGCAGCGCCGGACCGCGACCTCCGGGCGCAGGACGGTGGCCTCGGTGCGCTCTGTATTGCGCCTATCGACGACACGCAGTTCGCTGACGACCCCGATCTGGTCGCCAGCGACGTGTTCCCCGAAACGCATCCACCGACCGAGGCCCGTATCGAACGTCTAGAAGAGATGGCCGGGGCGGGCACATTATGACAGCGTACAGCCGTCGGACAGTTCTGGCGGGCCTCACCGGCGTCATCGGGTCGCTCGCAGGATGTGGCTATCGCCCGGGCCCGGGCGACAAGAAGTGGGAAACAGCCGACATTGGCGGCCGCCTCGTCACGCTGGTGGACGGGACGCTGTTCGAGGTGACCTTCGAGACGACGGACCTCCTCGACGACGCCAAGACTGGCGAAGTCGCACGGTACAGTACTTCTGACGGCTCCCGGTCGGGCCGGTTTGAGGTAACAGGCGTCGTGAGTGACTGGGCCAGTGACGGCACCCAGCTCTATCTCGGGACAGCAACGGGACGTGTCGTCGCAGTGGCCGGCGACGGACGGTCGTGGACGACAACCGTCCCGGGCCCGGTATCGAGTATCGCCGCCGCTGACGACCGTGTGTACGTCGGGACCGAGCGCGGCACCCTCCGCGCGTTTGACACAGCCGACGGGACCGAACGCTGGTCGAAGTCGCTGGCAGTCCCCGTGGAGCCATCAGAGAGCGAGAGCCCGACCCTCGGCGCGGGAGCCGACGGGCTCGCCGTCGACTGGGGAACCGGCGACGAATACCGACTCAGCGTGTATACGCCTGCTGGAGCCAGTCGGTGGAGTCATCCCCTTCAGCGCAGTCTCAACGGTCGGCCGCACGTGCACGGTGAGACCGTCTACGTTCGCTCGGAGCACCTTCGGGCGTTCGACCGTGTCTCGGGATCGCGTCGCTGGGTGAACGAGGAGATCAGCATCCCGGACGGGCCGTTACGGTTCAGCGCTAGCGGTGAAATTATCTACGTTCCGGAGCGACACGCACTGCTCGCTGTTTCCACTGCTGATGGCGAAGAGCAGTGGCGGTTTGGCGACCAGCGGTTGGCGGGCATGGAGCGGGGGCGATCTGCATACGAGACAGATGTCGGGGCTACCGGTGCGGTTCCGGCCCCGGACGACGGCTCAGTGTTCCTCAACACGAAACACCACGGCCTGTTTCAGTTCGGTGAGGACGGCAGCCTTCACTGGCATGAGCCACGTCTCGACTTCAGTTTTCTCTATGCTATCACAGAACAGGCGATACTCCACTCGGGCACCGAGGCAATCGTTGCCCGGTACCGCTAGTCACCCGTTGCGGGGTTCGCACCGCCGGTCTCCTCGCGAACCTGCTCGATGGCGCTGCGCACGTCGGCCCCGGCATCGGCTGCCCGTTCGAGGACCACATCAGCAGTCAGCGGCTCTGTGCCGACCGCGCCGGCGTACCAGATGTCGTGGCCCTCGACGGTTGTCGGTACGTCGTAGCCCGTCCGGTAGTCGTCAGTCAAGCCCATGTCCTCGGGGATATCCTCCTGCGTGTGGAAGCCGTCGGCGATGAACAGCGGCACGACGACGATATCTTCGCTCTCGAAGTAGTCCGCGACGTCGTCGACCTCGGGGTCCTCGTCCATGAACAGCGACTGCACCTCGTCGAAGCGGTCCCGCTCGCGGATGCGGTCGGCGTGGTACTGGATGGCCTTCGCGGAGTTCTCGTTTCGCTCCGTGCCGTGGCCGACGACAGCGAGGCCGAACCCTTCACCGACATCAGGGTCTCCGGTGACGGACTCGGCCCGCTGGACGATGACATCGCTCATCGAGTCGTGTGTCCCGACCGGGCCACAGTAGTGGA
The Haloarcula sp. CBA1129 genome window above contains:
- a CDS encoding DUF6684 family protein, with protein sequence MALFGFEKDTLLDLTVNVIPLGILFFFIVAFAAFPAFGTDPVFTGMQFALIISMFLLLAVLTYYAGKAVENAEKENGELGHED
- a CDS encoding adenylosuccinate synthase — encoded protein: MTVTIVGSQLGDEGKGGIVDLYGDDVDVVARYQGGDNAGHTVVHEGEEYKLSLVPSGAIRGKVGVLGNGCVVNPRTLFDEIDTLQERGLEPDVRIAERAHVILPFHRVLDGIEEELKSETDDEVGTTGRGIGPTYEDKAGRRGVRVGDLLDPDVLRERLEYVVPQKRAVVEDVYDLDVDDLDDPDAFDVDALFEEFREFGRRFEAEDMTVNAGAFLSATIDEGQNVMLEGAQGTIIDIDHGNYPYVTSSNPTAGGAATGTGLSPGVVGDGEVIGIVKAYLTRVGSGPLPTELGGVVGDTPGYDEQGEGENEELANYIREEGGEYGTVTGRPRRVGWLDLPMLRHSTRVSGFTGIAINHLDVLAGLDEVKVGHTYTLDGEELASMPATTEQWKRCEANFRSFDGWPEVDWADAADEGYDALPENAKAYVEYIESELDTPAYAIGVGPGRGETIVREHPF
- a CDS encoding methytransferase partner Trm112, which translates into the protein MKEDLMEIICCPLDKHDLDLEVTERDDGEIMSGELVCTECSETFPIEDGIPNLLPPDMRDEAPA
- a CDS encoding DR2241 family protein, which translates into the protein MDDTRIEAFAEAASDGIAFDGIEAAVEGERYAVETAEDSEPTTIADLDALSSSYPEYISNWYFWHATAPQTESRWAFLRWLEAAEQASVPDRYDRLQDGITTTWGELLVSVTLTDEGSRVYELRHADDDGTPVADLDTYEDPLEAREIAKHDDDGGYRPLKTAPSLQTGWAFPELSAAELVTTVDTFYPATIANWHREREGELDVTHWRDTVDRQTGIYGVVKTWDRGDGYEHVNWVAEACCDDSQCLKRREWQYDDETDLDVDGGSGTFPCREPCSLVIAGARQWTKLEGEGTQTYEFELTPSEKEQIEDIIDAVADGEAEDIREADIYEGANRYRTRFLRAKLFDEDGNLGGVETEQ
- a CDS encoding M48 family metalloprotease, whose translation is MGVAVVLVGLLPVGFVYAGLAAMNTAGIWLAKLATDWVLAGRFYLEPWLVVGVVLVGFATQFTVGDTIALQALDARPVSADDRPALVDSVARLSQSVDLPTPSIAVADSDAPNAFTVGGRTENATLVVTTGLLDVLDATERDAVIAHELAHIKNRDATVMSLSYLLPSFTYSLAGGTLGLLQAIPGAFTGFHHTDSDSARSLLLGVVILTVSALLTLAISAVFWLASVTLFRVLSRYREYAADRGAVAITGDPAALASALETIDTELTAAPDRDLRAQDGGLGALCIAPIDDTQFADDPDLVASDVFPETHPPTEARIERLEEMAGAGTL
- a CDS encoding PQQ-binding-like beta-propeller repeat protein, which produces MTAYSRRTVLAGLTGVIGSLAGCGYRPGPGDKKWETADIGGRLVTLVDGTLFEVTFETTDLLDDAKTGEVARYSTSDGSRSGRFEVTGVVSDWASDGTQLYLGTATGRVVAVAGDGRSWTTTVPGPVSSIAAADDRVYVGTERGTLRAFDTADGTERWSKSLAVPVEPSESESPTLGAGADGLAVDWGTGDEYRLSVYTPAGASRWSHPLQRSLNGRPHVHGETVYVRSEHLRAFDRVSGSRRWVNEEISIPDGPLRFSASGEIIYVPERHALLAVSTADGEEQWRFGDQRLAGMERGRSAYETDVGATGAVPAPDDGSVFLNTKHHGLFQFGEDGSLHWHEPRLDFSFLYAITEQAILHSGTEAIVARYR
- a CDS encoding CbiX/SirB N-terminal domain-containing protein, which translates into the protein MDEALVIAAHGSHLNAESSTPTYNHADTIRATGAFTEVRESFWKEEPSFREALRTVDADEVYLIPLFISEGYFTEQVIPREFRLEDWDPELWDSDGTSATNATLTAEDTGQTVHYCGPVGTHDSMSDVIVQRAESVTGDPDVGEGFGLAVVGHGTERNENSAKAIQYHADRIRERDRFDEVQSLFMDEDPEVDDVADYFESEDIVVVPLFIADGFHTQEDIPEDMGLTDDYRTGYDVPTTVEGHDIWYAGAVGTEPLTADVVLERAADAGADVRSAIEQVREETGGANPATGD